Proteins encoded in a region of the Sphingomonas sp. HMP9 genome:
- a CDS encoding GDSL-type esterase/lipase family protein has product MTTDRPLILAIGDSLIAGYGLPAADSFPAQLQASLQRHFPEVRVVNAGVSGDTTADVQRRLPRLLSALAQRPELAIVQVGPNDVLRQVPAARTRAQLEEILLSLARCGIPVLLTTVDPPTFIRDRAAAYLGIHAGLAAEHGATVRSFFPPGVLGHPDMVLVDRVHPNAKAIAAVVAAMLSTVEKML; this is encoded by the coding sequence ATGACAACCGACCGACCTTTGATCCTCGCAATAGGCGACAGCCTGATTGCCGGTTACGGCCTGCCAGCCGCCGACAGCTTTCCAGCACAGCTTCAGGCGTCGCTGCAGAGACACTTTCCGGAAGTTCGCGTGGTGAACGCCGGCGTATCGGGAGATACGACCGCGGACGTCCAGCGGCGCTTGCCCCGATTGCTGTCCGCGCTCGCGCAGCGACCTGAGCTCGCCATCGTTCAGGTGGGACCGAACGATGTCCTGCGGCAGGTTCCAGCGGCGCGTACTCGCGCGCAACTCGAGGAGATCCTGCTGAGTTTGGCTCGCTGTGGCATTCCCGTCTTACTGACGACCGTCGATCCCCCGACGTTCATCCGTGATCGGGCTGCTGCGTATCTCGGCATCCACGCGGGGTTGGCTGCCGAACATGGCGCGACCGTTCGGTCATTCTTTCCGCCGGGCGTGTTGGGACACCCTGACATGGTGCTGGTGGATCGGGTGCATCCCAATGCGAAGGCGATTGCTGCGGTGGTCGCGGCGATGCTGTCGACGGTGGAGAAGATGCTGTAG
- a CDS encoding sigma-54-dependent transcriptional regulator — MSGILLADDEPAFQRLTGAWLRGLGHDVRVVGDGDAARAAFAEAPADLVLLDLAMPPHHDPEAGLALIANFAPAPVIVMTGHADHALALKAIDAGAWDFLAKPVDPDILRIVVARAMDRAALARELAALKARDTGAEDMGLIGTTPPMAALRDLIRRVAPTRLPVLVLGPSGTGKELVARALHHASPRADRKLVPIHCGAIPPEWDCARFSDY, encoded by the coding sequence ATGAGCGGCATCCTGCTGGCCGACGATGAACCTGCCTTCCAGCGCCTCACCGGCGCGTGGCTGCGCGGTCTGGGCCATGACGTCCGCGTGGTCGGCGATGGCGACGCGGCGCGTGCTGCCTTCGCCGAGGCACCCGCCGACCTCGTCCTGCTCGATCTCGCAATGCCGCCGCACCATGATCCAGAAGCTGGGCTAGCACTTATCGCCAACTTCGCGCCTGCGCCCGTCATCGTCATGACCGGCCATGCCGACCACGCGCTTGCGCTGAAGGCCATTGATGCCGGCGCATGGGATTTCCTCGCCAAACCCGTCGACCCCGACATCCTGCGCATCGTCGTTGCGCGCGCTATGGATCGGGCTGCCTTGGCGCGCGAACTCGCCGCGCTGAAGGCTCGCGACACGGGTGCCGAGGACATGGGCCTCATCGGCACTACGCCGCCGATGGCCGCGCTACGCGACCTCATCCGCCGGGTCGCGCCGACCCGCCTGCCCGTTCTGGTGCTTGGCCCCAGCGGCACTGGCAAGGAACTGGTCGCGCGCGCGCTCCACCACGCCTCCCCGCGCGCCGACCGGAAGCTCGTTCCGATCCATTGCGGTGCGATTCCGCCCGAATGGGACTGCGCTAGGTTCTCCGACTATTAA
- a CDS encoding acetate/propionate family kinase has product MTGILTLNEGSSSLKFGFYTAGPDGVEERLSGEVEGNQPADMFDRIDAALDGTKPAAIGHRIVHGGPDLFAPVVIDAGVLAKLEQATAFAPLHGPAALSLIRATQLRYPNVPQVACFDTGFHADLPPVAAVLPIPKAFRKDGVRRYGFHGLSCQSIVSQLRPDLPERLIIAHLGSGASVTAVRAGKSVDTSMGLTPSGGVVMASRAGDLDPGLLLYLMRERGVDSAGIEDIVDRHSGLLGISGLSDDLRKLHAVAATDTDAALAIAIFCRSVAKQIAAMMAALGGADMIVFTGGIGENDAIVRTAICADLRWAGVQAAGIATNSPRVIVQVLASQEGAEIARGVLHITKTANPAR; this is encoded by the coding sequence ATGACCGGCATCCTGACGCTCAACGAAGGCTCGTCCTCGCTCAAGTTCGGCTTTTACACGGCAGGACCGGACGGGGTCGAAGAGCGCCTGTCGGGGGAGGTAGAGGGCAATCAGCCGGCCGATATGTTCGACCGGATCGATGCGGCATTGGACGGCACAAAGCCCGCGGCGATCGGGCATCGTATCGTCCATGGTGGGCCTGACTTGTTCGCCCCCGTAGTGATCGACGCAGGCGTTCTAGCCAAGCTGGAGCAGGCGACGGCGTTTGCGCCACTGCATGGTCCGGCTGCGCTGTCGCTGATCCGGGCTACTCAGCTGCGCTACCCGAACGTGCCACAGGTCGCCTGTTTCGATACGGGGTTTCACGCCGACCTTCCTCCAGTGGCGGCGGTTCTGCCGATCCCGAAAGCATTCCGCAAAGACGGCGTACGGCGATACGGTTTTCACGGCCTATCCTGCCAGTCGATCGTCAGTCAGTTGAGGCCGGACCTGCCGGAACGCCTGATTATCGCGCACCTCGGAAGCGGGGCGAGCGTGACCGCGGTCCGCGCTGGCAAGTCCGTCGATACCAGTATGGGCCTGACGCCGTCCGGCGGCGTCGTCATGGCGTCGCGGGCTGGCGATCTCGATCCGGGACTCTTGCTCTACCTCATGCGCGAACGGGGCGTGGATAGCGCCGGCATCGAGGATATCGTGGACCGACACTCCGGGCTATTGGGTATCTCCGGTCTGTCAGACGACCTGCGCAAGCTGCACGCGGTAGCGGCGACCGACACCGACGCCGCGTTGGCGATAGCCATCTTCTGCCGCTCCGTTGCCAAGCAGATTGCCGCGATGATGGCGGCGCTGGGTGGCGCGGATATGATCGTCTTTACAGGCGGTATCGGTGAGAACGATGCAATCGTTCGCACTGCGATCTGCGCTGACCTTCGCTGGGCCGGTGTGCAGGCCGCCGGCATCGCGACAAACAGCCCCCGCGTGATCGTGCAGGTGCTCGCGTCTCAGGAAGGTGCCGAGATAGCCCGAGGGGTTCTGCACATCACCAAAACCGCGAACCCAGCGCGTTGA
- a CDS encoding class GN sortase — protein sequence MVWNGRVFRHRLVTALCITFACAGILRFATGAIVPAKAVVAQILLERAFDRSIAAHAPQKPWPWADMAPVARVGIKRLGVDRIVLDSGSGQAMAFGPTLLAGGARLGAPGVAVLAAHRDTHFRFLEQVRAGDVIDVEALNGGAKHYRVTRAEIVRWDRFAVADTPFSRLALSTCYPFGAVTGGPLRYVVYADEA from the coding sequence ATGGTGTGGAACGGACGCGTCTTTCGACATCGTCTCGTCACTGCCCTGTGCATTACCTTCGCCTGCGCCGGCATCCTCCGCTTCGCCACAGGCGCGATCGTCCCGGCCAAGGCCGTCGTCGCGCAGATCCTGCTCGAGCGCGCGTTCGACCGCAGCATCGCCGCCCATGCGCCACAAAAGCCCTGGCCATGGGCGGACATGGCGCCGGTCGCCCGGGTCGGCATCAAGCGGCTGGGCGTCGACCGAATCGTGTTGGACAGCGGGTCGGGGCAGGCCATGGCGTTCGGTCCGACGTTGCTGGCGGGCGGGGCACGGCTCGGTGCGCCGGGCGTCGCGGTGCTGGCGGCGCACCGCGACACGCACTTCCGCTTCCTCGAACAGGTCCGTGCCGGCGACGTGATCGACGTCGAGGCGCTGAACGGGGGGGCAAAACACTATCGCGTGACGCGCGCCGAAATTGTCCGCTGGGACCGTTTTGCCGTCGCCGATACGCCGTTCAGCCGACTAGCGCTGTCAACCTGCTACCCGTTCGGGGCCGTCACCGGCGGCCCCTTGCGCTACGTCGTATATGCGGATGAGGCTTGA
- a CDS encoding aldo/keto reductase: MRTVALLGDEHVPALGQGTWMMGERSERRSAEIEALRVGVDLGMTLIDTAEMYGEGAAEELIGEALGSVRDQLFLVSKAYPQNASQARLAAACEASLRRLGTDRIDLYLLHWRGSVPLGETVEAMKALQSAGKIRHWGVSNLDTDDMEELLAVGGDGCAVDQILYNLTRRGPEHDLLPWLEARAMPVMAYSPVEQGRLLANKTLHSIAETIGATPAQVALAWTMRRSGVIAIPKAGTVAHVRENRAAVDLALSDDDLAALDAAFPPPRGRRPLEML, from the coding sequence ATGCGAACAGTGGCGTTATTGGGCGACGAACACGTGCCCGCATTGGGCCAGGGCACATGGATGATGGGAGAACGATCCGAACGCCGTTCGGCCGAGATCGAAGCGCTGCGCGTGGGTGTCGATCTCGGCATGACATTGATCGATACTGCGGAGATGTACGGCGAAGGGGCCGCCGAAGAGCTGATCGGGGAAGCGCTGGGTTCCGTTCGGGACCAGCTGTTCCTGGTGAGCAAGGCCTATCCGCAGAACGCCTCGCAAGCGCGCCTCGCCGCAGCCTGCGAGGCGAGCCTGAGGCGGCTCGGGACCGACCGGATCGACCTCTATCTGCTGCACTGGCGCGGGTCGGTGCCGCTCGGCGAGACGGTCGAGGCGATGAAGGCGCTGCAATCGGCGGGCAAGATCCGCCACTGGGGCGTCAGCAACCTCGACACCGACGACATGGAGGAACTGCTCGCGGTCGGGGGTGACGGCTGCGCGGTCGACCAGATCCTCTACAACCTGACGCGTCGCGGCCCCGAGCACGACCTGCTACCGTGGCTGGAAGCCCGCGCTATGCCTGTGATGGCCTACAGCCCGGTGGAGCAGGGCCGCCTCCTTGCCAACAAAACGCTTCACAGCATCGCCGAGACGATCGGTGCCACGCCCGCGCAGGTGGCGCTCGCCTGGACGATGCGGCGGAGCGGCGTGATCGCCATACCCAAGGCGGGCACCGTCGCGCACGTCCGCGAGAACCGCGCAGCGGTCGACCTGGCGCTGTCGGACGACGACTTGGCCGCGCTGGATGCCGCCTTCCCTCCCCCGCGCGGGCGTCGCCCGCTCGAGATGCTCTGA
- a CDS encoding phosphoketolase family protein, whose translation MNATTTQERPLSDDMLRRMDGYWRAANYLSVGQIYLRSNPLLDQPLAIAHVKPRLLGHWGTTPGLNMLYVHLNRVIVERELDMIAIIGPGHGGPGLVANTYLEGSYTERYPAIERSRGGMERLFRQFSWPGGIPSHVAPETPGSIHEGGELGYSLAHAFGAVFDNPDLIVACVVGDGEAETGALATSWHSNKFLNPARDGAVLPILHLNGFKIANPTVLARIGRDELTDLMCGYGYEPHFVEGDDPAAVHQLLAGTLDTVLDRIEAIQAAARSRDAGGERPRWPMIVLKTPKGWTGPKFVDGKPVEGTWRAHQVPIADFKDPEHLRQLETWMQSYRPDELFDEAGKFRDDYATLAPTGHRRMGSNPHANGGELMRPLSLPDFRNYAISQPGPGQVKAAATAALGDYLRDVIALNAEAANFRLFGPDETASNRLQAVYEVTGKAWMAETEANDTDLSRDGRVMEVLSEHLCQGWLEGYLLTGRHGLFSCYEAFVHIVDSMVNQHAKWLKVTRAIPWRKPIASLNYLLTSHVWRQDHNGLSHQDPGFLDHVASKKADVVRIYLPPDANCLLSVADHCLRSRHYVNVIVAGKQPEANWLSIDDAVHHCTAGAGIWQWASDDADGDELDVVMACAGDVPTLETMAAVMLLREYIPDIRIRVVNVVDLMALQPQSEHPHGLDERAFDALFTTDKPVIFAFHGYPALIHKLTYRRTNHANIHVRGYKDEGTTTTPFDMVVLNDLDRYRLALDAIQRIPRLRDRVLDETARYWALIERHKLHVYEEGDDLPEIRDWQWHR comes from the coding sequence ATGAACGCCACGACGACCCAGGAACGTCCGCTGTCCGATGACATGCTCCGCCGGATGGATGGATATTGGAGGGCCGCCAATTACCTGTCGGTCGGTCAGATCTATTTGCGTAGCAATCCCTTGCTCGATCAACCGCTTGCGATTGCGCACGTCAAGCCGCGGCTGCTCGGACATTGGGGGACGACACCCGGACTGAACATGCTCTACGTCCATCTCAACCGGGTCATCGTCGAGCGCGAACTCGACATGATCGCGATCATCGGGCCGGGGCATGGCGGACCGGGCTTGGTTGCCAACACCTATCTCGAAGGCTCCTATACCGAACGCTATCCTGCTATCGAACGCAGCCGCGGCGGAATGGAACGGCTCTTCCGGCAATTCTCTTGGCCGGGGGGCATCCCGAGCCATGTCGCGCCGGAGACGCCGGGCTCGATCCACGAGGGCGGCGAACTCGGCTACTCGCTCGCCCATGCGTTTGGCGCGGTGTTCGACAACCCCGATCTGATCGTCGCCTGTGTCGTCGGCGATGGCGAGGCCGAGACGGGCGCGCTGGCGACGAGCTGGCACAGCAATAAATTCCTGAACCCGGCACGCGACGGCGCCGTGCTGCCCATCTTGCATCTGAACGGCTTCAAGATCGCCAACCCGACCGTGCTGGCACGGATTGGCCGCGACGAGCTGACCGATCTGATGTGTGGCTATGGCTATGAGCCGCACTTCGTGGAAGGCGACGATCCCGCCGCGGTGCATCAACTGCTCGCCGGCACGCTCGACACGGTGCTCGACCGCATCGAGGCGATCCAGGCGGCGGCGCGATCGCGCGACGCCGGCGGCGAACGGCCGCGCTGGCCGATGATCGTGCTCAAGACGCCGAAGGGGTGGACCGGACCGAAGTTCGTCGATGGCAAGCCCGTGGAGGGTACATGGCGTGCGCATCAGGTACCGATCGCGGACTTCAAGGATCCCGAGCATCTCCGTCAGCTCGAAACGTGGATGCAGAGCTACCGCCCCGACGAACTGTTCGACGAGGCAGGCAAGTTTCGCGACGACTATGCGACGCTTGCGCCGACTGGCCACCGCCGCATGGGATCGAACCCTCATGCCAATGGCGGGGAACTCATGCGGCCGCTGTCGCTCCCCGACTTCCGAAACTACGCGATCTCGCAGCCGGGACCGGGCCAGGTGAAAGCGGCGGCAACGGCGGCGCTGGGCGACTATTTGCGCGATGTCATCGCGCTCAACGCCGAGGCTGCCAATTTCCGCCTGTTCGGACCCGACGAGACGGCATCGAACCGTCTGCAGGCCGTCTATGAGGTCACTGGCAAGGCGTGGATGGCCGAGACGGAGGCGAACGACACCGATCTGAGCCGCGATGGTCGGGTCATGGAGGTTCTGAGCGAGCATCTCTGCCAAGGCTGGCTGGAGGGCTATCTGCTGACCGGCCGGCACGGGCTGTTCTCGTGTTACGAGGCGTTCGTGCACATCGTGGATTCGATGGTCAACCAGCATGCGAAGTGGCTCAAGGTCACCCGCGCCATCCCGTGGCGCAAGCCGATCGCGTCGCTCAATTACCTTCTGACGTCGCACGTCTGGCGACAGGACCATAACGGGCTTTCGCACCAGGATCCTGGCTTCCTGGATCATGTGGCGAGCAAGAAGGCCGACGTCGTACGGATCTACCTGCCGCCCGACGCCAACTGCCTGCTGTCGGTGGCCGATCACTGCCTGCGCAGCCGCCACTACGTCAACGTGATCGTTGCGGGCAAGCAGCCCGAGGCGAACTGGCTGAGCATCGATGATGCCGTGCACCACTGCACCGCCGGCGCAGGGATCTGGCAATGGGCAAGCGACGACGCGGATGGCGATGAGCTGGACGTCGTCATGGCCTGTGCGGGCGACGTCCCGACACTCGAGACGATGGCAGCCGTCATGCTGCTGCGCGAATACATTCCCGACATTCGCATCCGCGTCGTCAACGTCGTCGATCTGATGGCGCTACAGCCCCAATCGGAGCATCCGCACGGCCTCGACGAACGTGCGTTCGACGCGCTGTTCACGACCGACAAGCCGGTCATCTTCGCCTTTCACGGCTATCCTGCGCTGATCCACAAGCTGACCTACCGGCGGACCAACCACGCCAACATTCATGTCCGCGGGTACAAGGACGAAGGGACGACGACGACGCCATTCGACATGGTCGTGCTGAACGATCTGGACCGCTATCGCCTGGCGCTCGACGCAATTCAGCGGATACCCCGGCTACGCGACCGCGTTCTTGACGAAACGGCGCGCTATTGGGCGCTGATCGAGCGGCACAAGCTGCACGTCTATGAAGAGGGCGACGACCTTCCCGAGATCCGCGACTGGCAGTGGCACCGGTGA
- a CDS encoding helix-turn-helix domain-containing protein — MRDDDLIETESRMVGQRVREEIARRRLSRQAVADMARISLSTLEKALAGTRPFTLATTLRIEAALGLVLRPSAAATITPAPDTAPESMGAYARSAVGWVEGRYLTLRPSFGTPDAVYACVTTVRWLDEQGHLAFAESERVDARFEQSGHVSMPNLSGYIYLVTNTLGQYRLMILARPDAQAILYGLLTTLQSGQGAQLIPATCPVALRKVTANETPATGLIAPGTAEYDTYRDMLSRAIGEDFVRFHALGAKHNGS; from the coding sequence ATGCGCGACGACGACCTGATCGAGACGGAAAGCCGCATGGTGGGGCAGCGCGTGCGCGAGGAGATCGCGCGCCGCCGCCTGTCGCGTCAAGCGGTCGCCGACATGGCGAGGATCAGCCTGTCGACGCTGGAAAAGGCGTTGGCCGGCACGCGCCCCTTCACGCTCGCCACGACGCTCAGGATCGAAGCGGCGCTGGGCCTGGTGCTGCGGCCGTCCGCTGCGGCGACGATCACCCCCGCCCCCGACACTGCGCCGGAAAGCATGGGCGCCTATGCGCGGTCGGCGGTGGGCTGGGTCGAGGGACGCTATCTCACGCTGCGCCCGAGCTTCGGCACGCCGGACGCGGTCTATGCCTGCGTCACCACCGTCCGCTGGCTCGACGAGCAAGGCCATCTGGCCTTCGCCGAATCCGAACGGGTCGACGCGCGGTTCGAACAGAGCGGCCACGTCTCGATGCCCAATTTGTCGGGCTATATCTATCTCGTCACCAACACGCTTGGCCAATACCGCCTCATGATCCTGGCGCGGCCGGACGCCCAGGCGATCCTGTACGGTTTGCTGACCACGTTGCAGTCGGGCCAAGGCGCACAATTGATCCCCGCGACCTGCCCGGTCGCTTTGCGCAAGGTGACCGCGAACGAAACGCCGGCGACGGGGCTCATCGCGCCAGGTACCGCGGAATACGATACCTACCGCGACATGCTCAGCCGAGCGATCGGCGAAGACTTCGTGCGGTTCCACGCGCTCGGCGCAAAGCACAACGGCTCATAA
- a CDS encoding TIGR02594 family protein, with protein MTDPKWLRAARAKLGTKEAAGSANSATILVWAKRLGTKVLGLVYNADSVPWCGVFVAYCLQEDGIEPVSIAVRATSWSTWGSSLRPERLAPGAVLVFERPGGGHVGFYVGEDATAYHVLGGNQGDAVTIARIAKARCIARRWPAGRPVIGKPVQMAASKPISTDEA; from the coding sequence GTGACGGATCCAAAGTGGTTGAGAGCGGCACGCGCAAAGCTCGGCACGAAAGAAGCTGCCGGATCCGCCAATAGCGCGACGATCCTCGTTTGGGCTAAGCGGCTTGGAACGAAGGTGCTGGGCTTGGTCTACAACGCCGATAGCGTCCCGTGGTGCGGCGTGTTCGTTGCCTACTGCCTTCAGGAAGATGGTATCGAGCCGGTCTCTATTGCGGTGCGGGCGACGTCATGGTCGACATGGGGATCATCGTTGCGGCCGGAGCGGTTGGCGCCGGGTGCCGTGCTAGTGTTCGAGCGTCCTGGCGGCGGGCATGTCGGTTTCTATGTCGGCGAAGACGCGACGGCGTATCATGTCCTCGGTGGCAATCAGGGCGACGCGGTGACCATAGCCCGGATCGCGAAGGCGCGCTGTATCGCGCGCCGATGGCCAGCCGGCCGCCCCGTGATAGGCAAGCCGGTCCAGATGGCGGCAAGCAAGCCAATCTCGACCGACGAGGCCTGA
- a CDS encoding Rrf2 family transcriptional regulator: MARHDGPMTSEAIARMLGTNAVVVRRTMAGLRDAGYVRSEKGHGGGWTIAADLGTVSLLDVHRAVGGPRILAIGNEDPASSCAVEKVVNAVVEDALREAEALLFARLGAVSLAELARGFDTYCRP, encoded by the coding sequence ATGGCGCGGCATGACGGTCCGATGACGTCCGAGGCGATCGCCCGAATGCTCGGCACGAATGCCGTGGTCGTTCGACGCACGATGGCCGGCCTCCGCGACGCGGGATATGTGCGATCGGAAAAGGGGCATGGTGGTGGTTGGACGATCGCGGCCGACCTCGGCACGGTGTCGCTGCTCGACGTCCATCGTGCGGTCGGCGGCCCCCGCATCTTGGCTATCGGTAACGAAGACCCTGCTTCCAGCTGCGCCGTCGAGAAGGTCGTCAATGCTGTAGTCGAGGATGCGCTTCGCGAAGCAGAAGCCTTGCTGTTCGCTCGGTTGGGTGCGGTCAGCCTAGCTGAGTTGGCGCGTGGCTTCGATACCTACTGCCGTCCATAA
- a CDS encoding DUF1622 domain-containing protein — protein sequence MIMNEAQWIHVATSAGEIVGTAIIVVGAFGTLAAFLIGLARGKTSRATLVADFRSGLGRSILLGLEFLVAADIINTVAVEPTIESLLVLAGIVLIRTFLSFSLEVEIDGRWPWQKGGSDEKTSRAADKQR from the coding sequence ATGATCATGAACGAAGCCCAATGGATCCATGTGGCAACGAGCGCCGGCGAGATCGTCGGCACCGCCATCATCGTCGTGGGGGCATTCGGAACGCTGGCGGCCTTCCTGATCGGTCTGGCCCGGGGCAAAACCAGTCGGGCAACGCTGGTCGCCGACTTTCGCTCGGGGCTTGGCCGATCGATCCTTCTCGGCCTGGAGTTCCTGGTCGCGGCCGACATCATCAACACGGTGGCGGTCGAGCCGACGATCGAAAGCCTCCTCGTCCTTGCCGGCATCGTTCTCATCAGGACGTTCCTGAGCTTCTCGCTCGAGGTCGAGATTGACGGGCGCTGGCCGTGGCAGAAAGGAGGATCGGACGAGAAAACGTCACGAGCGGCGGATAAACAACGCTGA
- a CDS encoding ATP-binding protein yields the protein MHRFMAVLRPERAELVGEMGVELVMPEDLIVMADRRALMRVLTNLVDNARALGTNVTIVAAAGPPATIDVCDDGPGIAPEIADNLFRPFVSRRPGGTGFGLAIVRRIMEAHGGTVTLAQRPGWSTCFRLTFGDL from the coding sequence ATGCACCGCTTCATGGCCGTACTCCGGCCGGAGCGCGCTGAGCTCGTGGGCGAAATGGGCGTCGAACTCGTCATGCCCGAAGACCTGATCGTGATGGCCGACCGCCGCGCGCTCATGCGCGTGCTGACCAACCTGGTGGATAACGCGCGCGCGCTCGGCACGAACGTCACCATCGTCGCTGCGGCCGGCCCACCTGCAACCATCGACGTCTGCGACGACGGACCCGGCATCGCTCCCGAGATCGCCGACAACCTGTTCCGCCCGTTCGTCTCGCGCCGCCCCGGCGGCACCGGCTTCGGCCTCGCCATCGTCCGCCGCATCATGGAGGCACATGGTGGAACCGTCACGCTCGCCCAGCGGCCCGGCTGGTCGACCTGCTTCCGTCTTACCTTCGGAGATCTGTGA
- a CDS encoding marine proteobacterial sortase target protein, which produces MSRLSTRSALIPAIALLAATPVMTAASAGTPTAEAQSDDDGPGAGTLMLRGLKSSATMPAVRLGTDMDVTITGSIARVRVTQAFRNTSSDWMEAVYLYPLPDEGAVDSLKMVVGQRVIVGRIARRAAARALYEKAKASGQKAGLVEQQRPNMFTNSVANVGPGETVLISIEYQAPVRELDGAFSLRLPLVVGPRYTPPHTLISAKAVADANAVTAAPVLDPKAGALNPVSITVHLAPGFKPANVLSPYHRVSVSGAGEERTITLAQGSVPADRDFELDWRSASADPTIGLFREQGDDGAYVMATITPPANLAKQPTPPREMVFVIDNSGSMGGESMREAKAGLLYALKTLRPQDHFNIIRFDDTMTQLFTHSVAATPDQIALATRFAAGLEATGGTEMVPALKAALTDAGASGGSTALRQVIFLTDGAVSNEQEMLATLAQDRGRSRVFFVGIGSAPNTYLMNRMATLGRGAYTNIGSAQEVAAKTARLLDMLSHPAMQDIRVSVNGGTLDLTPKLLPDLYAGQPLVLVGKTARLSGTLTVSGTVGGAPWRQSVDLTTARPSPAIAKLWARRRIDDIEADRTLGKITPDAADEQVAALGIASSLVTSQTSLVAIDETPTCPAGQSLVREDLPINLPAGWDFAGLFGGESGAAAARNADTFAARAAEQARGLDLPQTATGFVGTLWEGLALLLAGIAGLWWQRRRERAA; this is translated from the coding sequence ATGTCTCGCTTGTCCACCCGTTCCGCTCTGATCCCCGCCATCGCTCTGCTCGCGGCCACGCCCGTGATGACCGCCGCCTCGGCTGGTACGCCCACCGCCGAAGCGCAAAGCGACGACGATGGCCCCGGTGCCGGTACGCTGATGCTGCGCGGCTTGAAGAGCAGCGCGACGATGCCCGCTGTCAGGCTCGGCACCGACATGGATGTGACGATCACCGGATCGATCGCCCGCGTTCGCGTGACACAGGCGTTCCGCAATACGTCCAGCGACTGGATGGAGGCAGTGTACCTCTATCCGCTGCCCGACGAGGGCGCGGTCGATAGCCTGAAGATGGTGGTCGGCCAGCGCGTGATCGTCGGCCGGATCGCGCGCCGCGCGGCGGCGCGCGCCTTGTACGAGAAGGCGAAGGCGAGCGGGCAGAAGGCCGGGCTGGTCGAGCAGCAGCGCCCCAATATGTTCACCAACAGCGTTGCCAATGTCGGGCCGGGCGAAACCGTGCTGATCAGCATCGAATACCAGGCGCCGGTGCGCGAACTGGACGGTGCCTTCTCGCTACGCCTGCCGCTGGTGGTCGGCCCGCGCTACACGCCGCCGCATACGCTCATATCGGCCAAGGCGGTGGCGGATGCCAATGCGGTGACCGCCGCTCCGGTGCTCGACCCCAAGGCAGGCGCGCTCAACCCGGTGTCTATCACCGTCCATCTCGCGCCCGGCTTCAAGCCCGCCAATGTGCTCAGCCCCTATCACCGCGTGTCGGTCAGTGGCGCGGGCGAGGAGCGGACGATCACGCTCGCGCAGGGCAGCGTGCCGGCGGACCGCGATTTCGAGCTCGACTGGCGCTCCGCCTCGGCCGATCCGACGATCGGCCTGTTCCGCGAGCAGGGCGACGACGGCGCGTATGTCATGGCCACGATCACGCCGCCGGCCAATTTGGCCAAACAGCCAACGCCGCCGCGCGAGATGGTGTTCGTGATCGACAATAGCGGGTCGATGGGCGGCGAATCGATGCGCGAGGCGAAGGCCGGCTTGCTCTATGCGTTGAAGACGCTGCGTCCGCAGGATCACTTCAACATCATCCGCTTCGACGACACGATGACGCAATTATTTACCCATAGCGTTGCTGCCACGCCCGACCAGATCGCGCTCGCGACCCGCTTCGCCGCCGGGCTGGAGGCGACGGGCGGCACCGAGATGGTGCCTGCTCTGAAGGCGGCGCTGACCGATGCCGGGGCGAGTGGCGGGTCCACCGCGCTGCGCCAGGTCATCTTCCTCACCGACGGCGCGGTGTCGAACGAACAGGAGATGCTGGCGACGCTCGCCCAGGATCGCGGCCGATCGCGCGTGTTCTTCGTCGGCATCGGATCGGCACCCAATACGTATCTGATGAACCGCATGGCGACGCTCGGCCGTGGCGCCTACACCAATATCGGATCGGCGCAGGAAGTCGCCGCCAAGACCGCGCGTCTGCTCGACATGCTGAGCCATCCCGCGATGCAGGATATCAGGGTGAGCGTGAACGGCGGCACGCTGGATCTGACGCCGAAGCTGCTGCCCGACCTCTACGCCGGGCAACCGCTGGTGCTGGTGGGCAAGACCGCAAGACTGTCGGGCACGCTGACCGTCAGCGGCACGGTTGGCGGCGCGCCCTGGCGCCAAAGCGTGGATCTGACCACCGCCAGACCAAGCCCGGCGATCGCCAAGCTGTGGGCGCGGCGGCGGATCGACGACATCGAAGCGGATCGCACATTGGGCAAGATCACGCCCGACGCGGCCGACGAACAGGTCGCAGCGCTGGGCATCGCCAGTTCGCTGGTGACGAGTCAGACCAGCCTGGTGGCGATCGACGAAACGCCGACTTGCCCCGCGGGCCAGAGCTTGGTGCGCGAAGACCTGCCGATCAACCTGCCCGCAGGGTGGGATTTCGCCGGCCTGTTCGGTGGCGAGAGCGGTGCGGCCGCGGCGCGCAACGCCGACACGTTCGCCGCCCGTGCCGCCGAGCAGGCACGGGGACTGGACCTGCCGCAGACCGCGACCGGTTTTGTCGGCACACTGTGGGAGGGCCTCGCGCTGCTGCTCGCCGGGATCGCCGGTTTGTGGTGGCAGCGTCGCCGGGAGCGGGCGGCGTGA